One Gopherus flavomarginatus isolate rGopFla2 chromosome 13, rGopFla2.mat.asm, whole genome shotgun sequence DNA window includes the following coding sequences:
- the TAGLN gene encoding transgelin, translating to MANKGPSYGLSRDVQSKIEKKYDDELEERLVEWIVAQCGAGVGRPERGRLGFQVWLKNGVVLSELVNSLYPEGSKPVKIPKPPPTMVFKQMEQVAQFLKAAEDYGVVKTDIFQTVDLFEGKDIAAVQRTVMALGSLAVTKNDGHYRGDPSWFMKKSQEYKRDFSDSQLKEGKNVIGLQMGSNKGASQAGMTGYGRPRQIIS from the exons ATGGCAAACAAGGGACCCTCCTATGGGCTGAGCAGGGATGTGCAGTCCAAGATCGAGAAGAAGTATGACGATGAACTGGAAGAGCGCCTGGTGGAGTGGATCGTGGCCCAGTGCGGGGCTGGCGTGGGACGCCCTGAACGTGGCAGGCTGGGGttccaggtctggctgaagaatGGCGTA GTGCTGAGCGAGCTGGTGAACAGCCTGTACCCAGAAGGCTCAAAGCCTGTGAAAatccccaaacctcctcccaccATGGTCTTCAAACAGATGGAGCAGGTGGCCCAGTTCCTGAAGGCAGCTGAGGACTATGGTGTGGTGAAAACAGACATCTTCCAGACAGTCGACCTGTTCGAAG GCAAGGACATAGCAGCTGTGCAGAGAACAGTCATGGCCTTGGGCAGCCTGGCGGTCACGAAGAACGATGGACATTACCGCGGGGACCCCTCCTGGTTTATGAA GAAATCCCAGGAGTACAAACGGGATTTCTCCGACAGCCAGCTGAAGGAAGGGAAGAATGTGATTGGCTTACAGATGGGCAGCAACAAGGGGGCCTCGCAGGCTGGCATGACAGGCTACGGGCGGCCCCGGCAGATCATCAGTTAG